A window from Fragaria vesca subsp. vesca linkage group LG5, FraVesHawaii_1.0, whole genome shotgun sequence encodes these proteins:
- the LOC101305465 gene encoding uncharacterized protein LOC101305465 isoform 1 translates to MGSIPDPGELTELTAPPPASFDEFQRQTSLMTSCTLLWKELSDHFLSLEQNLLQKSEAIKRKIQALEHETKESLDELEQREITINLSVEIALVKVEETKKAALKVLKRARSDDEYGEVDNSEGLLMEMKSLCLKMDSGRFWRFVTGRKKELESLRAQMSLALAECADPARFVLEAISEVFPVDKRSEKSDRGNDLGWACVLVLESLIPVVVDPKIGKSRLLVTPSVKKRAKEIAETWKKSLEERGGIENVKTPDVHTFLQHLVTFGIVKEEDVDLYRKLVVSSAWRKQMPKLAVLLGLTKKMPDMIEELISRGQQLDAVHFIYEVGLVHKFRPVPLLKAFLRDARKAAASILEDANSPGKAANLAGRKEQSALRAVIKCIEDYNLEAEFPPENLKKRLEQLDQKVKPEKKKPVAAPANKRTRANHGGPMPPAKAGRLANAYVSSFPSPPTFVRSPSHAQYPVGFSPYHSPPTMYGSRSPQTNSYGSPQTNSYGSPQTNPYGSPQTNPYGSPQTNPYGSPQTNPYASPPANPYAYSPEAASPYAYSPEAAPPQLAGPYPGAPMNYPVYSAYGNGMAPAYQQAYYR, encoded by the exons ATGGGGTCGATCCCCGATCCCGGCGAGTTGACCGAGTTGACTGCTCCTCCGCCGGCGAGCTTCGACGAGTTCCAGAGGCAGACGTCACTGATGACGAGCTGTACTCTCCTCTGGAAGGAGCTCTCAGACCACTTCCTATCCTTGGAGCAGAATCTCCTCCAGAAATCGGAGGCGATCAAGCGCAAAATCCAGGCCCTAGAGCACGAGACCAAGGAGAGTCTTGACGAGCTGGAGCAGAGAGAGATCACCATCAACCTGAGCGTCGAGATCGCGCTAGTCAAGGTCGAGGAGACCAAGAAGGCCGCGCTCAAGGTCCTGAAGCGGGCCCGCTCCGACGACGAGTACGGCGAGGTGGACAACAGCGAGGGCCTGCTGATGGAGATGAAGTCGCTGTGCTTGAAGATGGATTCCGGGAGATTCTGGAGGTTTGTGACCGGGAGGAAAAAGGAGCTGGAATCTCTGAGGGCGCAGATGTCTTTGGCCTTGGCGGAGTGCGCGGATCCGGCGAGGTTTGTGCTGGAGGCGATCTCGGAGGTGTTTCCGGTGGATAAGAGGTCGGAGAAGAGTGATAGGGGGAATGATTTGGGCTGGGCTTGTGTTCTGGTGCTGGAATCGTTGATTCCGGTGGTGGTTGACCCCAAAATTGGGAAGTCCAGGCTGTTGGTGACGCCGAGCGTGAAGAAACGCGCCAAGGAGATTGCGGAGACTTGGAAGAAGAGCTTGGAGGAGAGAGGTGGGATTGAGAATGTGAAGACTCCTGATGTTCATACATTCCTGCAGCATTTGGTGACTTTTGGGATTGTGAAGGAGGAGGATGTGGATTTGTACAGGAAGCTTGTGGTTAGTTCGGCCTGGCGCAAGCAGATGCCTAAGCTCGCTGTTTTGCTTGGACTGACCAAGAAAATGCCCG ATATGATTGAAGAATTGATCAGCAGGGGACAGCAGCTTGATGCAGTGCATTTCATTTATGAAGTTGGCCTTGTCCACAAGTTTCGTCCTGTTCCTTTGCTGAAAGCTTTCCTGAGAGATGCGCGGAAGGCCGCAGCTTCTATTTTGGAAGATGCCAATAGTCCTGGGAAAGCTGCG AACTTAGCTGGGCGCAAAGAGCAGTCAGCACTCCGAGCTGTCATCAAGTGTATTGAGGATTACAACCTTGAAGCAGAGTTTCCTCCAGAAAACCTCAAGAAGCGCTTGGAGCAGCTAGACCAAAAGGTGAAACCTGAGAAGAAAAAGCCCGTTGCAGCCCCTGCCAACAAACGTACACGAGCCAACCATGGAGGTCCCATGCCTCCGGCCAAAGCTGGGCGCTTGGCAAATGCATATGTTTCTTCTTTCCCTTCTCCTCCTACATTTGTCCGGTCTCCATCCCACGCTCAGTATCCGGTTGGGTTCTCCCCATACCATTCCCCACCGACAATGTATGGCAGCAGAAGCCCACAGACCAACTCTTATGGTAGCCCACAGACCAACTCTTATGGTAGCCCACAGACCAACCCTTATGGAAGCCCACAGACCAACCCTTACGGAAGCCCTCAGACCAACCCTTATGGAAGTCCACAAACCAACCCGTATGCAAGCCCACCAGCCAACCCTTATGCATACTCACCGGAAGCAGCCAGCCCTTATGCATACTCACCTGAAGCTGCCCCTCCACAACTTGCTGGACCTTACCCAGGAGCTCCCATGAACTATCCTGTATACAGTGCTTATGGCAATGGCATGGCACCAGCTTATCAGCAGGCTTACTACAGATAG
- the LOC101305465 gene encoding uncharacterized protein LOC101305465 isoform 2 encodes MGSIPDPGELTELTAPPPASFDEFQRQTSLMTSCTLLWKELSDHFLSLEQNLLQKSEAIKRKIQALEHETKESLDELEQREITINLSVEIALVKVEETKKAALKVLKRARSDDEYGEVDNSEGLLMEMKSLCLKMDSGRFWRFVTGRKKELESLRAQMSLALAECADPARFVLEAISEVFPVDKRSEKSDRGNDLGWACVLVLESLIPVVVDPKIGKSRLLVTPSVKKRAKEIAETWKKSLEERGGIENVKTPDVHTFLQHLVTFGIVKEEDVDLYRKLVVSSAWRKQMPKLAVLLGLTKKMPDMIEELISRGQQLDAVHFIYEVGLVHKFRPVPLLKAFLRDARKAAASILEDANSPGKAANLAGRKEQSALRAVIKCIEDYNLEAEFPPENLKKRLEQLDQKVKPEKKKPVAAPANKRTRANHGGPMPPAKAGRLANAYVSSFPSPPTFVRSPSHAQYPVGFSPYHSPPTMYGSRSPPSPYAYSPEAAPPQLAGPYPGAPMNYPVYSAYGNGMAPAYQQAYYR; translated from the exons ATGGGGTCGATCCCCGATCCCGGCGAGTTGACCGAGTTGACTGCTCCTCCGCCGGCGAGCTTCGACGAGTTCCAGAGGCAGACGTCACTGATGACGAGCTGTACTCTCCTCTGGAAGGAGCTCTCAGACCACTTCCTATCCTTGGAGCAGAATCTCCTCCAGAAATCGGAGGCGATCAAGCGCAAAATCCAGGCCCTAGAGCACGAGACCAAGGAGAGTCTTGACGAGCTGGAGCAGAGAGAGATCACCATCAACCTGAGCGTCGAGATCGCGCTAGTCAAGGTCGAGGAGACCAAGAAGGCCGCGCTCAAGGTCCTGAAGCGGGCCCGCTCCGACGACGAGTACGGCGAGGTGGACAACAGCGAGGGCCTGCTGATGGAGATGAAGTCGCTGTGCTTGAAGATGGATTCCGGGAGATTCTGGAGGTTTGTGACCGGGAGGAAAAAGGAGCTGGAATCTCTGAGGGCGCAGATGTCTTTGGCCTTGGCGGAGTGCGCGGATCCGGCGAGGTTTGTGCTGGAGGCGATCTCGGAGGTGTTTCCGGTGGATAAGAGGTCGGAGAAGAGTGATAGGGGGAATGATTTGGGCTGGGCTTGTGTTCTGGTGCTGGAATCGTTGATTCCGGTGGTGGTTGACCCCAAAATTGGGAAGTCCAGGCTGTTGGTGACGCCGAGCGTGAAGAAACGCGCCAAGGAGATTGCGGAGACTTGGAAGAAGAGCTTGGAGGAGAGAGGTGGGATTGAGAATGTGAAGACTCCTGATGTTCATACATTCCTGCAGCATTTGGTGACTTTTGGGATTGTGAAGGAGGAGGATGTGGATTTGTACAGGAAGCTTGTGGTTAGTTCGGCCTGGCGCAAGCAGATGCCTAAGCTCGCTGTTTTGCTTGGACTGACCAAGAAAATGCCCG ATATGATTGAAGAATTGATCAGCAGGGGACAGCAGCTTGATGCAGTGCATTTCATTTATGAAGTTGGCCTTGTCCACAAGTTTCGTCCTGTTCCTTTGCTGAAAGCTTTCCTGAGAGATGCGCGGAAGGCCGCAGCTTCTATTTTGGAAGATGCCAATAGTCCTGGGAAAGCTGCG AACTTAGCTGGGCGCAAAGAGCAGTCAGCACTCCGAGCTGTCATCAAGTGTATTGAGGATTACAACCTTGAAGCAGAGTTTCCTCCAGAAAACCTCAAGAAGCGCTTGGAGCAGCTAGACCAAAAGGTGAAACCTGAGAAGAAAAAGCCCGTTGCAGCCCCTGCCAACAAACGTACACGAGCCAACCATGGAGGTCCCATGCCTCCGGCCAAAGCTGGGCGCTTGGCAAATGCATATGTTTCTTCTTTCCCTTCTCCTCCTACATTTGTCCGGTCTCCATCCCACGCTCAGTATCCGGTTGGGTTCTCCCCATACCATTCCCCACCGACAATGTATGGCAGCAGAAGCCCAC CCAGCCCTTATGCATACTCACCTGAAGCTGCCCCTCCACAACTTGCTGGACCTTACCCAGGAGCTCCCATGAACTATCCTGTATACAGTGCTTATGGCAATGGCATGGCACCAGCTTATCAGCAGGCTTACTACAGATAG